From Drosophila nasuta strain 15112-1781.00 chromosome X, ASM2355853v1, whole genome shotgun sequence, one genomic window encodes:
- the LOC132796604 gene encoding glutamine synthetase 2 cytoplasmic isoform X2 codes for MHSSILEDSPNARINKTILDRYLALPLEENIVQATYVWIDGTGEDLRCKDRTLDFIPSSPKELPIWNYDGSSCYQAEGSNSDTYLYPVAIYKDPFRRGNNILVMCDTYKFDGTPSATNKRKSCLEVVNKCIDEQPWFGIEQEYTFLDFDGHPLGWPKNGFPGPQGPYYCGVGANKVYARDIVDAHYRACLYAGVKVSGTNAEVMPAQWEFQVGPCLGISIGDDLWMARFLLHRIAEEFGIVATLDPKPMPGDWNGAGAHTNVSTKVMREDGGIREIEKAVAKLSKCHERHIRAYDPKEGQDNARRLTGKHETSSINDFSAGVANRGCSIRIPRGVNDDGKGYFEDRRPSSNCDPYSVVEAILRTICLDE; via the exons TGCATTCATC AATTTTGGAAGACTCGCCAAATGCGCGCATCAATAAGACGATCTTGGATCGCTATCTAGCGCTGCCCCTGGAGGAGAACATCGTCCAGGCGACATACGTGTGGATCGATGGCACCGGCGAGGATCTGCGCTGCAAGGATCGCACCCTTGACTTTATACCCTCAAGCCCAAAGG AGTTGCCCATTTGGAACTACGATGGCAGCTCGTGCTATCAGGCGGAGGGCTCGAACTCGGACACCTATCTGTATCCAGTGGCTATCTACAAGGATCCCTTCCGTCGCGGCAACAACATTCTCGTCATGTGCGACACGTACAAGTTCGATGGCACTCCAAGTGCCACAAACAAGCGCAAGTCCTGTCTCGAGGTGGTCAACAAGTGTATCGATGAGCAGCCCTGGTTCGGCATTGAGCAGGAGTACACATTCCTCGACTTTGATGGCCATCCATTAGGCTGGCCCAAGAACGGTTTCCCCGGTCCCCAGGGTCCCTACTACTGCGGCGTTGGTGCCAATAAG GTTTATGCTCGTGACATTGTCGATGCGCATTATCGCGCTTGTCTCTATGCTGGCGTCAAGGTGTCCGGCACCAATGCCGAGGTGATGCCAGCCCAATGGGAATTCCAGGTGGGTCCCTGCCTGGGCATCTCCATTGGCGATGACTTGTGGATGGCTCGCTTCCTCTTGCACCGCATCGCTGAAGAGTTTGGC ATTGTCGCCACTTTGGATCCCAAGCCCATGCCTGGTGATTGGAACGGCGCTGGCGCTCACACCAATGTGTCGACGAAGGTGATGCGTGAGGATGGCGGCATTCGGGAGATTGAGAAGGCGGTGGCCAAGCTCTCCAAGTGCCACGAGCGTCACATTCGCGCCTACGATCCCAAGGAGGGTCAGGACAATGCGCGTCGTCTCACCGGCAAGCACGAGACGAGCTCGATCAATGACTTCAGCGCCGGTGTGGCAAATCGTGGCTGCAGCATACGTATTCCACGCGGCGTCAACGATGATGGCAAGGGTTACTTTGAGGATCGCCGACCCAGCTCCAATTGTGATCCCTATTCGGTGGTCGAGGCAATCTTGCGCACCATTTGCCTCGATGAATAA
- the LOC132796604 gene encoding glutamine synthetase 2 cytoplasmic isoform X1, protein MSARILEDSPNARINKTILDRYLALPLEENIVQATYVWIDGTGEDLRCKDRTLDFIPSSPKELPIWNYDGSSCYQAEGSNSDTYLYPVAIYKDPFRRGNNILVMCDTYKFDGTPSATNKRKSCLEVVNKCIDEQPWFGIEQEYTFLDFDGHPLGWPKNGFPGPQGPYYCGVGANKVYARDIVDAHYRACLYAGVKVSGTNAEVMPAQWEFQVGPCLGISIGDDLWMARFLLHRIAEEFGIVATLDPKPMPGDWNGAGAHTNVSTKVMREDGGIREIEKAVAKLSKCHERHIRAYDPKEGQDNARRLTGKHETSSINDFSAGVANRGCSIRIPRGVNDDGKGYFEDRRPSSNCDPYSVVEAILRTICLDE, encoded by the exons ATGTCTGCTAGAATTTTGGAAGACTCGCCAAATGCGCGCATCAATAAGACGATCTTGGATCGCTATCTAGCGCTGCCCCTGGAGGAGAACATCGTCCAGGCGACATACGTGTGGATCGATGGCACCGGCGAGGATCTGCGCTGCAAGGATCGCACCCTTGACTTTATACCCTCAAGCCCAAAGG AGTTGCCCATTTGGAACTACGATGGCAGCTCGTGCTATCAGGCGGAGGGCTCGAACTCGGACACCTATCTGTATCCAGTGGCTATCTACAAGGATCCCTTCCGTCGCGGCAACAACATTCTCGTCATGTGCGACACGTACAAGTTCGATGGCACTCCAAGTGCCACAAACAAGCGCAAGTCCTGTCTCGAGGTGGTCAACAAGTGTATCGATGAGCAGCCCTGGTTCGGCATTGAGCAGGAGTACACATTCCTCGACTTTGATGGCCATCCATTAGGCTGGCCCAAGAACGGTTTCCCCGGTCCCCAGGGTCCCTACTACTGCGGCGTTGGTGCCAATAAG GTTTATGCTCGTGACATTGTCGATGCGCATTATCGCGCTTGTCTCTATGCTGGCGTCAAGGTGTCCGGCACCAATGCCGAGGTGATGCCAGCCCAATGGGAATTCCAGGTGGGTCCCTGCCTGGGCATCTCCATTGGCGATGACTTGTGGATGGCTCGCTTCCTCTTGCACCGCATCGCTGAAGAGTTTGGC ATTGTCGCCACTTTGGATCCCAAGCCCATGCCTGGTGATTGGAACGGCGCTGGCGCTCACACCAATGTGTCGACGAAGGTGATGCGTGAGGATGGCGGCATTCGGGAGATTGAGAAGGCGGTGGCCAAGCTCTCCAAGTGCCACGAGCGTCACATTCGCGCCTACGATCCCAAGGAGGGTCAGGACAATGCGCGTCGTCTCACCGGCAAGCACGAGACGAGCTCGATCAATGACTTCAGCGCCGGTGTGGCAAATCGTGGCTGCAGCATACGTATTCCACGCGGCGTCAACGATGATGGCAAGGGTTACTTTGAGGATCGCCGACCCAGCTCCAATTGTGATCCCTATTCGGTGGTCGAGGCAATCTTGCGCACCATTTGCCTCGATGAATAA